A single window of Pyxidicoccus xibeiensis DNA harbors:
- the lon gene encoding endopeptidase La codes for MFFGRDDKKEAQKRGLTVPLLPLRDIIVFPHMVVPLFVGREKSIAALKDAMAHKGPDDKAVILLAAQKKAKTNDPTPDDIFHFGTLGHVIQLLPLPDGTVKVLVEGVRRAKVKKFHPNDAFFMVEVEEVEEQTEKSVELEALVRSVHSVFEAFVKLNKRIPPEMLMQVASIDDPARLADTIVAHLSLKLNDKQALLETESPAKRLEKLYELMQGEIEILQVEKKIRTRVKKQMEKTQKEYYLNEQMQAIQKELGERDEFKNEIQEIEEKLKNKRMSKEATLKVKKELKKLRMMSPMSAEATVVRNYIDWIISLPWYDETQDRLDVTEAERVLNEDHYGLKKPKERILEYLAVQQLVKKLKGPVLCFVGPPGVGKTSLARSIARATGRKFVRLSLGGVRDEAEIRGHRRTYIGAMPGKLIQSLKKAGSNNPVFLLDEIDKMSTDFRGDPSAALLEVLDPEQNHNFNDHYLDLDYDLSKVMFICTANTMHNIPGPLQDRMEVIRIAGYTEPEKLSIARRYLIPKEQEANGLTELKVDFTNQALRTIIHRYTRESGVRSLEREIGGVFRKIARDVLKNGKRDVIDVDRKTAMKFLGTPRFRYGVAEQEDQVGIVTGLAWTELGGEILTTEATMMPGKGKLIITGKLGEVMQESAQAAMSYVRSRADRFGIDRKVFENYDIHVHLPEGAIPKDGPSAGVTICTALVSALTRTLIRRDVAMTGEITLRGRVLPIGGLKEKTLAAHRAGIKTVLIPKANKKDLKDIPLKIRKQLRIVPVEFVDDVLREALVLDKPEEFGRKPLSTDGTRTGAGPELPASAPVGAPA; via the coding sequence ACGACATCTTCCACTTCGGCACGCTGGGCCACGTCATCCAGCTCCTCCCGCTGCCCGACGGCACGGTGAAGGTGCTGGTGGAAGGCGTGCGCAGGGCCAAGGTGAAGAAGTTCCACCCCAACGACGCCTTCTTCATGGTGGAGGTGGAGGAGGTCGAGGAGCAGACGGAGAAGAGCGTGGAGCTGGAGGCGCTGGTCCGCAGCGTCCACTCCGTGTTCGAGGCCTTCGTCAAGCTCAACAAGCGCATCCCGCCCGAGATGCTCATGCAGGTGGCGAGCATCGACGACCCGGCGCGCCTGGCCGACACCATCGTCGCGCACCTCTCCCTCAAGCTGAACGACAAGCAGGCCCTGCTCGAGACGGAGTCCCCGGCCAAGCGCCTGGAGAAGCTCTACGAGCTGATGCAGGGTGAGATCGAGATTCTCCAGGTTGAGAAGAAGATCCGCACGCGCGTCAAGAAGCAGATGGAGAAGACCCAGAAGGAGTACTACCTGAATGAGCAGATGCAGGCCATTCAGAAGGAGCTGGGTGAGCGCGACGAGTTCAAGAACGAGATTCAGGAGATTGAAGAGAAGCTGAAGAACAAGCGGATGAGCAAGGAGGCCACGCTCAAGGTCAAGAAGGAGCTGAAGAAGCTCCGGATGATGAGCCCGATGAGCGCGGAGGCCACCGTCGTCCGCAACTACATCGACTGGATCATCAGCCTCCCCTGGTACGACGAGACCCAGGACCGCCTGGACGTCACCGAGGCGGAGCGGGTGCTCAACGAGGACCACTACGGCCTGAAGAAGCCGAAGGAGCGCATCCTCGAGTACCTGGCCGTGCAGCAGCTGGTGAAGAAGCTCAAGGGCCCCGTGCTGTGCTTCGTCGGTCCTCCGGGCGTGGGCAAGACGTCGCTGGCGCGCTCGATTGCTCGGGCCACCGGCCGCAAGTTCGTGCGCCTGTCCCTGGGCGGCGTGCGTGACGAGGCGGAGATTCGCGGCCACCGGCGCACGTACATCGGCGCGATGCCGGGCAAGCTCATCCAGTCGCTGAAGAAGGCGGGCAGCAACAACCCCGTCTTCCTGCTCGACGAAATCGACAAGATGTCCACCGACTTCCGTGGCGACCCGAGCGCGGCGCTGCTGGAGGTGCTGGACCCCGAGCAGAACCACAACTTCAACGACCACTACCTGGACCTCGACTACGACCTGTCCAAGGTGATGTTCATCTGCACCGCGAACACGATGCACAACATCCCCGGTCCCCTCCAGGACCGCATGGAGGTGATTCGCATCGCGGGGTACACCGAGCCGGAGAAGCTCTCCATCGCCCGGCGCTACCTCATCCCGAAGGAGCAGGAGGCCAACGGGCTGACGGAGCTGAAGGTGGACTTCACCAACCAGGCGCTGCGGACCATCATCCACCGCTACACGCGTGAGTCCGGTGTGCGCTCGCTCGAGCGTGAGATTGGCGGCGTGTTCCGGAAGATTGCCCGCGACGTGCTGAAGAACGGCAAGCGGGACGTCATCGACGTGGACCGCAAGACGGCGATGAAGTTCCTGGGCACGCCCCGGTTCCGCTACGGCGTGGCGGAGCAGGAGGACCAGGTGGGCATCGTCACGGGCCTGGCGTGGACGGAGCTCGGCGGTGAGATTCTGACCACCGAGGCGACGATGATGCCGGGCAAGGGCAAGCTCATCATCACCGGCAAGCTCGGTGAGGTGATGCAGGAGTCCGCGCAGGCGGCCATGTCGTACGTGCGCAGCCGGGCGGACCGCTTCGGCATCGACCGCAAGGTGTTCGAGAACTACGACATCCACGTCCACCTGCCGGAGGGCGCCATTCCGAAGGACGGCCCCTCGGCCGGCGTCACCATCTGCACGGCGCTGGTGAGCGCGCTGACGCGCACCCTGATTCGCCGCGACGTGGCGATGACGGGCGAAATCACGCTGCGCGGGCGGGTGCTCCCCATCGGCGGCCTGAAGGAGAAGACGCTGGCCGCGCACCGGGCGGGCATCAAGACGGTCCTGATTCCGAAGGCCAACAAGAAGGACCTGAAGGACATCCCGCTGAAGATTCGCAAGCAGCTGCGCATCGTCCCCGTGGAGTTCGTGGACGACGTGCTGCGCGAGGCGCTGGTGCTGGACAAGCCCGAGGAGTTCGGCCGCAAGCCGCTCTCCACCGACGGGACCCGGACGGGCGCGGGCCCGGAGCTGCCGGCCTCGGCGCCGGTGGGCGCTCCGGCGTAG